One segment of Leptospirillum ferrooxidans C2-3 DNA contains the following:
- a CDS encoding ArnT family glycosyltransferase, translating to MDPEIHKTLPGGFRGLFSDRVVWLWILVPFIFRMLLIGRFDLGNDEAHYYMYAAHPDFSFFDHPMMIGVLIRGAMSVFGQNEFAVRFFAPVCFLVSSILFVLIAESVTKDRRIIRLSIILLNVIPLFGILGSTLMIPDDPLSVFWLLYLYIAITFFPRLAVTLRQPDSSWSIRKPSILTNWLILGLLFGLGLLSKYNAVLLPAITFLILFLEPSLRKSLWTQGPWISLFLGLLVSWPIFYWNSVHGGASFLFQLTHGLGHSGFDYVRYYQMIFGQAGYLSPILWVLLMLSLVFLYRKIKHAPESVDRIKWRIVFLFSLVPILFFNAIGILHPILPHWPALGYLVAILALSFWRYNGGSPRMISWLRAGMVLGAFLTLLAPLQVVFALIPLPKEAPDIRLTFHPLAILTSWKPVPPWVDITNDLFGFRRLANHLGDLLGPGGDRNMIFISKRFNTADELAFYENAPDRTLCLSPNPNQFDFWNPPQKFIGMDAIYVATDKYPRDPRTYFPPGTFESITKLPSFRIYRNGHLARIFYIYRMRKFLKNPWPYKQ from the coding sequence TTGGACCCTGAAATCCATAAAACCCTACCGGGTGGTTTCCGGGGGCTTTTCTCCGATCGCGTTGTATGGCTCTGGATCCTGGTGCCGTTCATTTTCCGGATGCTTCTGATCGGACGTTTCGACCTTGGAAACGACGAGGCCCATTACTATATGTACGCGGCTCATCCGGACTTCAGCTTTTTTGATCACCCGATGATGATCGGGGTTCTGATTCGCGGCGCAATGTCCGTTTTTGGACAGAACGAATTTGCCGTGCGTTTCTTCGCACCGGTCTGTTTTCTGGTCTCGTCGATCCTTTTTGTATTGATCGCTGAGTCGGTGACCAAAGACAGGCGCATCATCCGACTCTCTATCATCTTGCTGAACGTGATACCCCTGTTTGGAATACTGGGGTCAACACTGATGATTCCCGATGATCCACTCTCTGTTTTTTGGCTTTTGTATCTCTATATTGCCATCACATTTTTTCCAAGGCTCGCTGTGACATTGAGGCAGCCGGACTCTTCATGGTCGATCCGGAAACCGTCGATCCTGACGAACTGGCTAATTCTGGGGCTTTTGTTCGGACTGGGACTTTTGAGCAAGTACAATGCGGTTCTTCTTCCGGCCATCACTTTTTTGATCTTGTTTTTGGAACCTTCCCTCAGAAAAAGTCTCTGGACTCAAGGCCCATGGATTTCCCTTTTTCTGGGGCTTTTGGTGTCTTGGCCGATCTTTTACTGGAACAGTGTCCATGGGGGAGCGTCCTTTCTCTTTCAGCTCACCCATGGGCTTGGCCATTCGGGATTCGACTATGTGCGCTATTACCAGATGATCTTCGGACAGGCAGGTTATCTGTCGCCGATTCTCTGGGTTCTCTTGATGCTTTCGCTGGTCTTCCTTTACCGGAAGATCAAGCATGCCCCGGAATCGGTCGACCGGATCAAATGGAGGATTGTTTTCCTCTTTTCACTGGTTCCGATTCTCTTTTTCAACGCCATTGGAATCCTGCATCCCATTTTGCCCCATTGGCCGGCATTGGGTTATCTTGTGGCCATTCTGGCGCTCTCCTTCTGGCGTTACAACGGGGGATCTCCCCGCATGATTTCGTGGCTTCGGGCGGGTATGGTTTTGGGGGCATTCCTGACGCTTCTGGCGCCTCTTCAGGTTGTTTTCGCTTTGATACCTCTTCCGAAAGAGGCTCCTGACATTCGGTTGACGTTCCATCCACTGGCCATCTTGACATCATGGAAACCGGTGCCGCCATGGGTCGACATCACCAACGACCTTTTCGGGTTTCGCCGTCTGGCCAACCATCTGGGAGATCTTCTTGGTCCAGGTGGAGACCGGAATATGATTTTTATATCGAAGCGTTTCAATACGGCGGACGAACTGGCGTTTTATGAAAACGCTCCTGACAGGACTCTATGCCTGTCCCCGAATCCGAACCAGTTTGATTTCTGGAACCCTCCTCAAAAATTTATCGGGATGGATGCGATTTATGTGGCCACGGACAAGTACCCCAGAGATCCGAGAACCTACTTTCCACCGGGAACATTCGAGTCGATCACGAAGCTTCCGTCTTTTAGGATTTACAGGAATGGACATCTGGCAAGGATCTTTTATATTTATCGGATGAGAAAATTTTTAAAAAATCCCTGGCCCTATAAACAATAA
- a CDS encoding phosphatase PAP2 family protein, whose protein sequence is MIDSLQSLDRSLYNTVLFGPHPHWLNSVMVFITVPENFALAAVVAALFLLTTCGNRGRRLVTSLLLGVGVSDPLSSFGIKSLVARPRPCHGIVSDHLLKGCSDSWSFPSSHAVNIFCAATILSRIYPKATIPAYFFAAAVGYSRVYIGVHYPLDVIGGAVIGTLLGLAVTWSVLKLVGRFPFLSPIG, encoded by the coding sequence GTGATCGATTCTCTGCAATCACTTGACCGATCACTCTACAATACCGTTTTGTTCGGTCCTCACCCCCATTGGTTGAATTCCGTCATGGTGTTTATCACCGTGCCGGAAAACTTTGCGTTGGCCGCCGTTGTCGCAGCCCTGTTTTTGCTGACGACCTGTGGCAACAGGGGAAGACGTCTGGTTACTTCCCTGTTGTTGGGAGTTGGGGTGAGCGACCCTCTGTCCAGCTTTGGAATCAAGAGTCTGGTGGCTCGCCCAAGGCCATGTCATGGGATTGTCTCGGACCATTTGCTGAAGGGGTGTTCGGATTCCTGGTCTTTTCCTTCGTCTCATGCGGTCAATATCTTTTGCGCAGCCACGATTCTTTCCCGCATCTATCCTAAAGCCACCATCCCGGCCTATTTTTTTGCGGCGGCGGTCGGTTATTCAAGAGTGTATATCGGGGTCCACTATCCGCTTGATGTCATCGGTGGCGCGGTGATCGGAACCCTGTTGGGTTTGGCTGTCACCTGGTCTGTTCTGAAACTGGTCGGACGATTTCCTTTCCTTTCCCCCATCGGGTAG
- the cysE gene encoding serine O-acetyltransferase: protein MDSDKANSGRLEADRNHSRSGFWETLRYDLRAVFDRDPAARSSLEVLLTYPGFHALFLHRLAHPIHRNGFRLFARILSAFSRWMTGIEIHPGATIGRGFFIDHGMGVVIGETTIIGSDVTLFQGVSLGGNGKDRGHKRHPTLGNHVLVGAGAKILGDIRIGDGVRVGANAVVLRSVPSNCTVVGIPGRVVRSLDAGYPEEFLNHQDMPDPYLERIESLERIISDLREELRFKKDPSGNRKEGGKE from the coding sequence ATGGATAGTGACAAGGCAAACAGCGGCCGCCTGGAGGCCGACCGAAATCATTCCCGTTCCGGGTTCTGGGAGACACTCCGGTACGATCTTCGCGCCGTGTTCGACCGGGATCCCGCCGCAAGATCTTCCCTTGAGGTCCTTTTGACCTATCCGGGTTTTCATGCCTTGTTTCTCCACCGCTTGGCCCATCCCATCCATCGAAATGGTTTCAGGCTCTTTGCGAGGATTCTGTCCGCCTTCAGCCGATGGATGACCGGAATCGAAATCCATCCGGGAGCCACGATCGGAAGAGGTTTTTTCATCGATCACGGCATGGGTGTCGTTATTGGAGAGACAACGATCATCGGGAGTGATGTGACCCTCTTCCAGGGTGTGAGTCTTGGGGGAAACGGGAAGGACAGGGGACACAAGCGCCATCCGACCTTGGGCAACCACGTTTTGGTGGGGGCAGGGGCCAAGATTTTGGGAGATATCCGTATCGGGGATGGTGTTCGTGTTGGAGCCAATGCGGTTGTATTGAGGTCGGTTCCATCAAACTGTACCGTTGTGGGCATTCCCGGCCGTGTGGTCAGATCCCTTGATGCGGGCTATCCTGAGGAGTTTCTGAATCATCAGGATATGCCGGATCCTTATCTTGAGCGGATTGAGTCGCTTGAAAGGATCATTTCCGATCTCCGGGAGGAGCTTCGTTTCAAAAAAGATCCGTCGGGAAACAGGAAAGAAGGCGGCAAGGAGTGA
- the ispF gene encoding 2-C-methyl-D-erythritol 2,4-cyclodiphosphate synthase, which yields MSERYPRVGQGVDVHPFAEGRKLILGGVHIPFDRGLMGHSDADAVVHALCDALLGSCGLGDIGRHFPPSDPAYRGMDSLFFLSKIVSLVRGKGYVPYQTDITILAERPKMAPHVSAMQQILAPILGILPDDVAIKATTTEKMGFTGREEGIVAMAVVTVVPV from the coding sequence ATGTCTGAACGTTATCCAAGAGTGGGGCAGGGAGTGGATGTCCATCCTTTTGCCGAAGGGCGAAAACTGATTTTGGGAGGTGTTCATATTCCCTTCGACAGGGGGCTCATGGGCCATTCTGATGCGGATGCTGTCGTTCATGCCCTGTGCGATGCTCTTCTTGGTTCTTGTGGCCTTGGCGATATCGGACGACATTTTCCTCCTTCCGACCCAGCCTACCGGGGAATGGACAGTTTGTTCTTCTTGTCCAAAATCGTTTCACTGGTTCGGGGCAAAGGATATGTCCCCTATCAGACGGATATCACAATTCTTGCTGAACGTCCCAAAATGGCTCCCCATGTATCGGCGATGCAACAGATTCTGGCTCCCATCCTTGGCATTTTGCCGGATGATGTGGCCATCAAGGCGACAACGACCGAGAAGATGGGATTTACCGGACGGGAAGAGGGAATTGTCGCGATGGCTGTGGTCACCGTTGTTCCTGTCTGA
- a CDS encoding IspD/TarI family cytidylyltransferase, translating to MESSGTMVTKDRSNPQGAPVHVLMAAGGSGLRVGTAVPKQFLLLGDKPMYWYSLDLFLNDPLVGHVLMGLSRERIPLVREELERYFPEDLSSGRLLLYEGGRRRQDTVYRGMDLLKNLSEKESPLLVHDAARPFLSREILDRAIESLLENHPMAVGIPLADTLWRSQAALQREEGSAGKTIPEIESLVPRDLLYRAQTPQGAPLSCFLEARQKALDAGDPDFTDEAGLLLWAGFSVRIVYGSEDNRKITTPEDLSWAQKRVLEKEHIQSGRDSRKEYFVMDRQPHEQGVKKNV from the coding sequence TTGGAAAGCTCAGGGACGATGGTGACCAAAGACAGGAGTAATCCGCAAGGAGCGCCCGTTCATGTATTGATGGCCGCGGGAGGATCCGGACTTCGGGTGGGAACGGCTGTTCCCAAACAGTTTCTGCTGTTGGGGGACAAACCGATGTACTGGTATTCTCTCGATCTCTTTTTAAACGATCCCTTGGTTGGCCATGTTCTTATGGGACTTTCCCGGGAGCGCATCCCACTGGTGAGAGAAGAGCTTGAACGCTATTTTCCCGAAGATCTTTCTTCTGGCCGCCTTCTTCTCTATGAAGGCGGGCGAAGGCGACAGGATACCGTCTATCGGGGAATGGACCTTCTAAAAAACCTTTCTGAAAAAGAATCTCCCCTACTTGTTCATGATGCCGCCAGGCCTTTTCTCTCCAGGGAAATTCTGGACCGGGCCATCGAGTCGCTTCTGGAGAATCACCCGATGGCGGTGGGGATCCCTCTGGCGGACACCCTCTGGAGAAGCCAAGCCGCTTTGCAAAGGGAAGAGGGTTCTGCCGGGAAAACCATTCCCGAAATTGAATCCCTGGTTCCAAGAGATCTCCTCTATCGGGCCCAGACACCTCAAGGGGCTCCCTTGTCCTGTTTTCTGGAAGCCCGGCAAAAGGCGCTTGATGCCGGTGATCCGGATTTTACCGATGAGGCGGGACTCCTCCTCTGGGCGGGATTTTCCGTCAGGATTGTCTATGGTTCGGAAGACAACCGCAAAATCACGACCCCTGAAGATCTGTCCTGGGCGCAAAAACGTGTTCTGGAAAAAGAACACATACAATCCGGTCGGGACAGTCGGAAAGAGTATTTTGTGATGGACCGTCAACCTCATGAACAAGGAGTCAAGAAGAATGTCTGA
- a CDS encoding PIN/TRAM domain-containing protein, translating to MKKLTRSMITQMLFLVVTAVAGIYVFTVIREDPWPVGLGIGMAVGGSAILVQYLFGKFPLRIVLGGLVGLYGGLIAGGLLTYSTGTLFHMSLEQTAPMDVFIGLIMGYFGLITGIRAGREFQHAGSILSFWLEGYRAIPPKILDTSVIIDGRIADICATDFLEGIFYLPQFVIQELQYIADSADGLKRARGRRGLDILHRMRSMSQIKIQITDEDFPHIKDVDAKLVALARRMKARIITNDLNLNKVAELQGVRVLNINDLANAVKPVVLPGEVMKIYLVKEGKEFGQAIAYLDDGTMIVVDNARKSIGKNVEVSVTSVLQTSAGRMIFGKLRDDGDQRQE from the coding sequence ATGAAAAAACTCACGCGCTCCATGATTACCCAGATGCTGTTTCTTGTCGTCACGGCAGTTGCCGGAATCTATGTCTTTACCGTCATCAGGGAGGATCCCTGGCCGGTCGGGCTTGGGATCGGGATGGCGGTCGGCGGCTCCGCCATCCTGGTCCAGTATCTTTTCGGGAAATTTCCTCTCAGGATTGTTTTGGGAGGGCTTGTCGGCCTTTATGGAGGTCTCATCGCCGGCGGTCTTCTCACATACTCCACCGGGACCCTGTTTCACATGTCCCTTGAGCAGACAGCGCCGATGGATGTTTTCATCGGCCTGATCATGGGGTACTTCGGACTGATTACCGGGATCCGCGCCGGCAGGGAATTCCAGCATGCCGGATCCATTCTCTCCTTCTGGCTTGAGGGCTACAGGGCGATTCCTCCGAAGATCCTCGATACGAGTGTGATCATCGACGGGCGTATCGCCGATATCTGTGCCACCGATTTTCTGGAAGGAATCTTTTATCTTCCCCAGTTTGTCATTCAGGAGCTTCAATACATCGCTGATTCGGCTGACGGCCTGAAACGGGCCAGGGGTCGTCGAGGGCTGGATATCCTGCACAGGATGCGATCCATGAGCCAGATCAAGATCCAGATCACCGACGAGGATTTTCCCCATATCAAGGATGTTGACGCCAAGCTTGTAGCGCTGGCGCGCCGGATGAAGGCCCGCATCATCACAAACGACCTGAATCTGAACAAGGTGGCAGAGTTGCAGGGCGTGAGGGTTCTCAACATCAATGACCTTGCCAATGCGGTCAAGCCGGTTGTTCTGCCCGGAGAGGTGATGAAAATCTACCTGGTGAAGGAAGGGAAAGAATTCGGGCAGGCGATTGCCTATCTGGACGACGGGACGATGATCGTTGTGGACAATGCCAGAAAGTCGATCGGAAAAAATGTGGAAGTCTCGGTGACATCGGTTTTGCAGACCTCTGCGGGAAGAATGATTTTTGGAAAGCTCAGGGACGATGGTGACCAAAGACAGGAGTAA
- a CDS encoding O-antigen ligase family protein, translated as MTLSGLLLFWSVATYGREPLNIVRWMILSLFGGLLFGGILGTLTLLIQKKDNLGIMNLGDKNSTAQFLSFSLILMVVCLFHRDKLRLPKAFFLLGFPLMIFFVLLCHSRAFLISLPTAIVSMFYLRGPKIAFFKALSTVGAVFIALLLVPFIRKEVETALAPGHDGSFISRYETWKGAILMWKTHPFLGIGPDNFQMKNIHEIYHLPPYASHGHNFFVNLLGEYGTLGVVSMFLWLVLWGFYAVGQKKRHLDPVYGKVLFVGVLLNLLMAGIAHPIWGGSGSLLLMLLMTLSLSPWNERTSNHEPLPAGGSESADIVLKNRNGTL; from the coding sequence ATGACACTTTCGGGGCTTCTTCTTTTCTGGTCGGTCGCTACCTATGGGAGAGAGCCTCTGAATATTGTCCGATGGATGATTCTCTCGCTTTTTGGGGGTCTTCTCTTCGGAGGGATTCTCGGAACTTTGACCCTCCTCATCCAGAAAAAGGATAATCTCGGAATCATGAACCTTGGCGATAAAAACTCGACCGCCCAGTTTCTCTCCTTTTCGCTGATTCTGATGGTTGTCTGCCTTTTTCATCGGGATAAACTCAGACTACCGAAAGCATTTTTCCTTTTGGGATTTCCCTTGATGATTTTTTTCGTTTTGTTGTGCCATAGCCGGGCCTTCTTGATTTCATTGCCCACAGCGATTGTGAGCATGTTTTACCTTCGTGGCCCCAAAATAGCTTTCTTTAAGGCACTCTCGACTGTTGGAGCGGTGTTTATTGCGTTGCTTCTTGTTCCTTTCATCAGGAAAGAAGTCGAGACCGCACTGGCGCCAGGCCATGACGGATCATTCATTTCCCGATACGAGACATGGAAGGGGGCCATTCTCATGTGGAAAACCCATCCCTTTTTGGGGATCGGTCCGGATAATTTCCAGATGAAGAATATTCATGAGATCTACCACCTTCCTCCCTATGCTTCCCATGGCCACAATTTTTTTGTCAACCTTCTGGGCGAGTACGGGACTCTGGGAGTTGTCTCGATGTTTTTATGGCTTGTCCTCTGGGGGTTTTATGCGGTTGGACAGAAAAAGAGACATCTTGACCCTGTCTATGGCAAGGTCCTGTTTGTTGGCGTCCTGCTCAACCTTTTGATGGCCGGTATCGCCCATCCCATATGGGGCGGCTCCGGGTCGCTTCTTCTGATGCTTCTGATGACACTCTCCCTCTCGCCATGGAATGAACGGACGTCCAACCATGAACCTCTTCCGGCAGGTGGTTCGGAATCTGCCGACATTGTTTTAAAAAACCGGAACGGAACCCTCTGA
- the bioA gene encoding adenosylmethionine--8-amino-7-oxononanoate transaminase — translation MPEKESNTHRAPFPSLQERGKSLQDPTGIELLRKIDRKTIMHPFTPLARWEADPFSLITGAEGSYLINEKGERLLDGTASLWVNLLGHKNPVIDQAVKNQLERWAHSTFLGLSHEPGILLAQELVDIAPKGLTRVFFSDNGSTAVEAALKLSYLSRSRKNGSSPPSRFLSFSRGYHGDTLGAVGVGGIDLFHQEFGPLLTPSIKVPAPDCFRCPVGLRKESCHQECFDLFKASLTTHKDETCAVICEPALQAAGGMIVWPHGYLSKIRDLTQEIGIPLILDEVATGFGRTGAMFASDLEDVSPDFLCLGKGLTGGYLPLAATLMTEEVYQRVREAPGAFFHGHSFTANPLGAAAARATLSLLKDNRLIDQVHEKNAIARTILNDLLAGLPGVKNYRSIGLIIAVDLYDGEMPTSSDKMDALRQLCHEQGMIIRPLGNIAYLFPPLSVSMEEWMTMCRILGESIVTCQTKHQH, via the coding sequence ATGCCAGAAAAGGAATCAAACACCCACCGGGCTCCTTTTCCATCCCTCCAGGAGAGGGGAAAAAGCCTACAGGACCCCACAGGAATCGAGCTTCTTCGAAAAATCGACAGAAAAACGATCATGCATCCCTTTACGCCTCTTGCCCGGTGGGAAGCGGATCCCTTCTCTCTCATCACGGGTGCCGAGGGCAGCTATCTGATCAATGAAAAGGGCGAGAGGCTACTTGATGGGACAGCATCCCTGTGGGTCAATCTTCTGGGCCACAAAAACCCCGTCATCGATCAGGCTGTCAAGAACCAACTCGAACGCTGGGCCCACTCAACCTTTCTGGGACTCTCCCATGAGCCCGGAATTCTCCTGGCTCAGGAGCTTGTCGATATCGCTCCCAAGGGGTTGACAAGAGTCTTCTTTTCAGACAATGGCTCCACAGCGGTGGAAGCCGCCCTGAAACTTTCCTACCTCTCCCGATCCCGAAAAAATGGAAGCTCTCCCCCATCGCGATTTCTCTCCTTTTCCCGAGGATACCACGGAGATACATTGGGAGCCGTGGGCGTTGGTGGCATCGACCTTTTTCATCAGGAGTTCGGACCACTTCTCACACCATCGATCAAAGTCCCCGCTCCGGACTGCTTTCGATGTCCGGTGGGTCTCCGGAAAGAATCCTGCCATCAGGAATGCTTTGATCTTTTCAAAGCATCCCTCACAACACACAAAGACGAGACGTGCGCCGTGATTTGCGAACCTGCGCTTCAGGCCGCCGGGGGAATGATTGTCTGGCCCCATGGGTATCTCTCAAAGATCCGAGACCTTACCCAAGAGATTGGCATCCCCTTGATTCTTGATGAAGTGGCGACCGGGTTCGGGAGAACGGGAGCCATGTTTGCCTCGGATCTTGAAGATGTTTCTCCGGATTTTTTATGCTTGGGGAAAGGGTTGACCGGGGGATATCTGCCCCTTGCCGCAACGCTGATGACCGAAGAGGTCTACCAAAGGGTCCGGGAGGCCCCAGGGGCTTTTTTTCACGGACACAGTTTCACGGCCAATCCCCTTGGAGCTGCCGCCGCCAGAGCCACACTTTCCCTTCTCAAAGACAACCGGCTCATCGATCAAGTTCATGAAAAAAACGCGATTGCCAGGACGATTTTAAACGATCTCCTCGCCGGCCTTCCGGGAGTCAAAAACTATCGATCCATTGGTCTGATCATCGCAGTCGACCTTTATGATGGGGAGATGCCCACCTCATCTGATAAGATGGATGCACTCAGGCAACTTTGCCATGAACAGGGGATGATCATTCGCCCATTGGGAAATATTGCATACCTCTTTCCTCCCCTCTCGGTTTCCATGGAGGAATGGATGACAATGTGCCGGATTCTTGGAGAGTCCATCGTGACATGTCAAACAAAACACCAGCATTGA
- a CDS encoding diacylglycerol/lipid kinase family protein, translating to MANLFRNLFPKGIHIPIDPTTSMEWQKGFRAGILSGCDYLYVGGGDGTLNRLLPDLLDANLPVGILPIGTGNLFSRYVLGIKNPTDLLKNPEKYPTRSFAPGISDGRPFVLMVGTGLDGEAIHHQSRRGKYWLGKLSYPLEMFLSLLNTPVPELSVEYEDTEGVFHRETVLWAIVAKSPSYFPPFTINPGWNPWQKNLSVTLIRGRSKMDLWIALTGILAGKIPSRRILFEKARSVGIRGTGRSQADGEEISLPALITVSDRSVLFSIHPKTASS from the coding sequence ATGGCCAATCTCTTCCGGAATCTCTTCCCAAAAGGGATCCATATTCCCATTGATCCAACAACCTCCATGGAATGGCAAAAAGGTTTTCGTGCAGGTATTTTATCGGGATGCGACTATCTATACGTGGGAGGAGGAGATGGAACCCTCAACCGGCTTTTGCCGGATCTTCTGGATGCAAACCTTCCGGTCGGGATCCTGCCCATTGGAACAGGCAATCTTTTTTCCAGGTATGTTCTCGGAATCAAAAACCCGACCGACTTGCTGAAGAATCCGGAAAAGTACCCGACCAGATCCTTCGCGCCGGGGATTTCAGATGGGCGTCCCTTTGTATTGATGGTGGGAACGGGACTTGACGGTGAAGCCATTCATCATCAGTCAAGGCGGGGAAAGTATTGGCTGGGAAAATTGTCCTACCCGCTGGAGATGTTTTTGTCTCTTCTGAACACTCCGGTTCCCGAACTATCCGTTGAATATGAAGACACGGAAGGAGTTTTCCATCGAGAAACCGTACTCTGGGCCATTGTGGCGAAATCCCCTTCTTACTTTCCTCCTTTTACCATCAATCCGGGCTGGAATCCCTGGCAAAAGAATCTATCGGTGACATTGATTCGAGGACGATCGAAAATGGATCTCTGGATCGCCTTGACGGGGATCCTCGCCGGGAAAATCCCCTCCAGGCGCATCCTATTCGAAAAAGCACGTTCGGTCGGAATCAGGGGGACAGGGAGAAGTCAGGCCGACGGTGAGGAGATCTCCCTACCGGCTCTCATCACCGTCTCTGACCGGTCTGTCCTTTTTTCGATCCATCCCAAAACGGCTTCCTCATAA
- a CDS encoding DUF433 domain-containing protein, whose product MAKQIRMNPRIARGLPCIAGTQIPVTVFLELFKKGYTPERITTECYPDLTEEDLTAAIDFMIDWVRRAPMYLPDMMENPK is encoded by the coding sequence ATGGCGAAACAAATACGGATGAACCCGAGAATCGCCCGGGGACTCCCCTGCATCGCCGGGACACAAATTCCCGTTACGGTTTTTCTGGAGCTTTTTAAAAAAGGATATACCCCTGAGCGTATAACGACGGAGTGTTACCCTGATCTGACAGAGGAGGATCTGACAGCAGCGATTGATTTTATGATCGATTGGGTAAGACGCGCTCCGATGTATCTTCCCGACATGATGGAAAATCCAAAGTAA
- a CDS encoding glycosyltransferase, translated as MNVSYSEPTAAPLNILHLDCTTGYGGQERDHIAEAKGMNSRGHRYVIGARPGTPFFEEARSRTETVGFSMKSNFDLESFSNLRQYLIREKIDVLVTTSYIDSFLGYVSAASLGNNRPLIIRQRHLLNVPKSMIPFRQFCDRLVVVSEALRIFFLEKNLPFWHVVTIPRGIAIKEKKEAKEITVLGHNLDLAQKLVGKKILLQIGIFQRDKGHHLMLDALVILFRRFQDLHMVFLGIGPLFEEVRDRARRLLGESGFARLHFMGSQDPGPYLAIADLVLLPSVRDSFPLVVLEAISAKKEVVAFRVGGLPEMGNVLPGIHLVTPKDPVSLAQKVSSLLSVSGRQVFKKEDPCNYVERAFSIEACNIRTEMIYRNAILLLKEGKIAQNPYASKGGLADPFLS; from the coding sequence ATGAATGTATCGTACAGCGAACCGACAGCGGCACCTTTGAATATACTCCATCTCGACTGCACCACCGGTTATGGAGGGCAGGAGAGGGATCATATCGCAGAAGCCAAAGGGATGAACTCCCGAGGCCACCGTTATGTGATCGGTGCCCGTCCCGGAACGCCTTTTTTTGAGGAGGCCAGATCTCGGACCGAGACGGTCGGGTTTTCGATGAAAAGCAACTTTGATCTCGAGTCGTTCTCCAATCTTCGCCAATACCTGATTCGTGAAAAAATCGATGTTCTCGTGACGACAAGCTATATCGATTCTTTTCTGGGGTATGTCAGTGCGGCATCGCTTGGAAATAATCGTCCCCTTATCATTCGTCAGAGACATCTTTTGAATGTGCCCAAAAGCATGATCCCCTTTCGCCAGTTTTGTGATCGTCTGGTTGTGGTCAGCGAGGCCCTGAGGATTTTTTTTCTGGAAAAGAATCTTCCTTTCTGGCATGTTGTGACCATTCCACGGGGAATCGCCATCAAGGAAAAAAAGGAAGCGAAAGAAATCACGGTTTTGGGCCATAATCTCGATTTGGCCCAGAAACTTGTCGGGAAAAAGATTCTCCTGCAGATCGGCATTTTCCAAAGGGATAAAGGCCATCATCTGATGCTGGATGCGCTGGTCATTCTTTTTCGTCGATTCCAAGACCTTCATATGGTTTTTTTGGGTATAGGGCCGCTTTTCGAAGAGGTCCGGGATCGGGCCCGTCGGCTATTGGGCGAGTCCGGTTTTGCAAGACTTCATTTTATGGGTTCGCAGGATCCGGGACCCTATCTGGCCATTGCCGATCTGGTTCTCCTTCCATCTGTGAGGGATTCCTTTCCGCTGGTGGTGCTTGAGGCGATTTCGGCAAAAAAAGAAGTGGTTGCTTTCCGGGTCGGGGGATTGCCGGAGATGGGAAATGTTTTGCCCGGGATTCATCTGGTGACTCCAAAAGATCCTGTCTCTCTTGCTCAAAAGGTGTCATCACTGTTGTCTGTTTCCGGTCGCCAGGTATTCAAGAAAGAGGATCCATGCAATTATGTGGAGAGAGCGTTTTCCATCGAAGCCTGCAATATCCGGACCGAAATGATTTACCGAAATGCCATCTTGTTGTTAAAAGAGGGAAAGATTGCTCAAAATCCCTATGCTTCCAAGGGTGGGCTGGCCGATCCCTTTCTCTCATGA